One segment of Ahaetulla prasina isolate Xishuangbanna chromosome 9, ASM2864084v1, whole genome shotgun sequence DNA contains the following:
- the HOATZ gene encoding cilia- and flagella-associated protein HOATZ, whose product METKRPRSPTPSAMASSPPAPAPSPAAAPLAFAGSSEQDVALAKSFWNSVTLQPPLESRLGARGGSLCDGASCPRRSSAAKSSHLSVSSSVSDKREERNSEMEKDVWKENYLEKAKKREDIIALLKRQREERISKESLSRPHKPKCKAPERDQEDASSKKEKEEQSEDEESVKALP is encoded by the exons ATGGAGACCAAGCGGCCGCGCTCGCCCACGCCCTCGGCCATGGCCAGCTCGCCGCCCGCGCCCGCGCCTTCCCCCGCAGCCGCCCCGCTGGCCTTCGCCGGCTCCAGCGAGCAGGACGTGGCGCTGGCCAAGTCCTTCTGGAACTCCGTCACCCTCCAGCCGCCGCTCGAGTCCCGGCTGGGCGCCCGGGGCGGCTCGCTTTGCGACGGCGCCTCCTGCCCGCGACGGAGCTCGGCCG cgaaaAGCAGCCATTTGTCTGTTTCATCCTCCGTGAGTGACA AACGAGAAGAGAGAAACTCGGAAATGGAGAAAGACGTATGGAAAGAAAACTACCTGGAGAAG gctaaaaaaagagaagacaTCATTGCGTTACTGAAAAGACAAAGGGAAGAGAGGATATCG AAAGAGTCTTTATCTCGGCCACACAAGCCAAAATGCAAAGCGCCAGAAAG ggaCCAGGAAGATGCGAG ttccaaaaaggagaaggaagaacagTCGGAGGATGAAGAGAGCGTAAAGGCGTTACCTTGA
- the BTG4 gene encoding protein BTG4, protein MKDEIAATVFFITRLAKKHNKLNKQQMEKFASTLTTLLFERYKNHWYLDNPTKGQGFRCIRLNPLQAKDPLLDQACIASNVDFQSLGLPKEMTIWVDPFDVCCRYGEKNPAFTVAHFTGQENDQDVSQGIRQAVEKASSSSSSSTSSSTTTSDYHSGTSSEEDGTIREPKSIPTVSNPNSIYQCNEPFPLWSQYSHRRCFVPDGIQSNPSAAYYFHYKGYKVYRPSLPFSCPRVDRYHWVSSSR, encoded by the exons ATGAAGGATGAAATTGCAGCCACGGTCTTCTTCATCACCCGCCTGGCTAAAAAACACAACAAGCTGAACAAGCAGCAGATGGAGAAGTTTGCATCCACGCTGACCACGCTTCTCTTCGAGCGGTACAAAAACCACTGGTATCTTGACAATCCCACGAAAGGACAAGGCTTCCG GTGCATCAGGCTAAATCCTTTGCAGGCAAAAGATCCTCTCTTGGACCAAGCGTGCATTGCGAGCAACGTGGACTTTCAGAGCCTCGGTTTGCCCAAAGAGATGACCATCTGGGTTGACCCCTTTGATGTCTGCTGCAG ATACGGCGAGAAAAATCCAGCGTTCACCGTGGCTCACTTCACAGGCCAAGAGAACGACCAGGACGTGTCTCAGGGCATCCGGCAAGCGGTGGAgaaggcctcctcctcctcctcctcctccacctcctcctccaccaccacctccgaTTATCACTCCGGCACTTCTTCTGAGGAGGATGGCACCATCAGGGAACCCAAAAGCATCCCAACTGTTAGCAATCCCAACAGCATCTATCAG TGCAACGAGCCGTTCCCCCTGTGGTCCCAGTATTCTCACCGAAGATGCTTTGTTCCTGATGGCATCCAATCAAACCCTTCGGCTGCTTACTATTTCCACTACAAGGGCTACAAAGTCTACCGCCCCTCCCTGCCGTTCAGTTGCCCGCGGGTGGACAGGTACCACTGGGTCAGCTCCAGTCGATAA